The following coding sequences are from one Actinomycetota bacterium window:
- the pstC gene encoding phosphate ABC transporter permease subunit PstC, with product MTIAIALSLLRPAIEFFREIPIGEFFSGTTWAPLFVPARFGVWPLITGTLLIMVIAVLVAVPFGLGAAIYLSQYASPRVRGIVKPVLEILAGIPTVVLGFFALYFVTPEIVQRFWPFGSVGTFSALSAGLVVGIAILPVMASLAEDAMTAVPTSLRDGAFALGATRREVSTRVIFPAALSGIVAAVVLALSRAIGETTIVLMASGSNPRFTADPGQGVQSMASFIGFAGIGDLPTGSTGYKTIFAVGLLLFVITFLLNMMSVRIVRRFRQAYE from the coding sequence GTGACAATCGCCATCGCGCTGTCCCTGCTTCGGCCGGCCATCGAGTTCTTTCGCGAGATCCCGATCGGTGAGTTCTTCAGCGGAACCACGTGGGCACCGCTTTTCGTCCCCGCGCGGTTCGGCGTGTGGCCCTTGATAACCGGCACGCTTCTCATCATGGTGATCGCCGTGCTCGTGGCCGTTCCATTCGGTCTCGGAGCGGCCATCTATCTCAGCCAGTACGCCTCGCCCCGAGTACGCGGAATAGTCAAACCGGTCCTTGAGATCCTGGCCGGGATACCGACCGTCGTCTTGGGCTTCTTCGCCCTCTATTTCGTCACCCCTGAGATCGTTCAGCGGTTCTGGCCCTTCGGAAGCGTCGGGACCTTTTCGGCGCTCTCCGCCGGGCTCGTGGTCGGCATCGCGATCCTGCCCGTCATGGCGTCGTTAGCCGAGGACGCCATGACGGCGGTTCCGACCTCACTCCGAGACGGCGCGTTTGCGCTCGGCGCCACCAGACGCGAGGTCAGCACCAGGGTCATATTCCCTGCCGCTCTTTCGGGGATCGTAGCGGCCGTCGTCCTGGCGCTTTCGCGTGCGATAGGAGAGACGACGATCGTGCTCATGGCCTCTGGCAGCAACCCCAGGTTCACGGCAGACCCGGGGCAAGGCGTCCAGTCGATGGCATCGTTCATCGGCTTTGCTGGGATCGGGGATCTACCCACCGGATCGACGGGGTACAAGACCATCTTCGCTGTGGGACTGTTGCTATTCGTGATCACTTTCCTGCTCAACATGATGAGCGTGCGGATCGTACGTCGATTCAGGCAGGCATACGAATGA